In Pseudomonas fluorescens, a genomic segment contains:
- a CDS encoding cryptochrome/photolyase family protein, which yields MNKASSLRLILGDQLSFDLASLQAVDIECDTVLMVEVMEEASHVPHHPQKITLIFSAMRHFAEALQQRGVKVQYVKLDDPENTGSVPRELERWRALLRPDEIHITECGDWRLEQSIKDCGLAIKWHSDSRFLCSRAEFFTWANGKKQLRMEFFYREMRRKSRLLLNGDGSPVGGAWNFDAENRKALPKGVRPPSPARFTPDAITRDVLALVAKNFASHYGTLDTFDYPVTHAEAQALWDYFLDWGLAAFGDYQDAMACNEPFLFHARISAALNIGLLDLRQLCSDVESAYLSGSIALNAAEGFIRQLIGWREYVRGVYWLKMPDYADGNAFGNSRSLPEFYWTGDTQMNCMRQAINQSLEHAYAHHIQRLMVTGNFALLAGIAPSQICEWYLAIYMDAFDWVELPNTLGMVMHADGGYLGSKPYCASGQYIKRMSDYCRGCAYKVSESTTGDACPFNSLYWHFLMRHGDRLRGNQRMAMIYKNLDHMDESKQQALWRRGELLLAKLDEGQSF from the coding sequence ATGAATAAAGCTAGCAGCCTTCGCCTGATCCTAGGTGATCAGCTGTCGTTCGATCTCGCCTCACTACAGGCCGTTGATATCGAATGCGATACCGTGCTCATGGTCGAGGTGATGGAAGAAGCCAGCCATGTTCCTCATCATCCGCAAAAGATCACCCTTATCTTCAGCGCTATGCGCCACTTCGCCGAGGCGTTGCAGCAACGGGGAGTCAAGGTGCAGTACGTAAAGCTCGATGACCCAGAAAATACTGGATCGGTGCCTCGCGAGTTAGAGCGGTGGCGCGCACTTTTGCGACCGGATGAAATCCACATCACCGAGTGCGGCGACTGGCGCTTGGAGCAATCGATAAAGGACTGTGGTTTAGCGATAAAATGGCATTCGGATTCTCGCTTTCTCTGCTCCCGTGCCGAGTTCTTTACCTGGGCGAATGGCAAAAAGCAGCTGCGCATGGAGTTCTTCTATCGCGAGATGCGCCGCAAGAGCCGGCTATTACTCAATGGGGACGGTAGCCCGGTCGGAGGTGCATGGAACTTTGATGCAGAAAACAGAAAGGCTTTACCCAAGGGCGTAAGGCCTCCATCACCCGCACGTTTTACTCCTGACGCAATTACCCGAGATGTTCTTGCGTTAGTTGCCAAAAATTTCGCAAGCCACTACGGCACGCTCGACACATTCGACTACCCGGTAACCCATGCCGAAGCTCAGGCCCTCTGGGATTACTTCCTCGACTGGGGCCTGGCAGCCTTCGGCGACTACCAAGACGCGATGGCCTGTAACGAGCCGTTCCTGTTTCATGCCCGAATAAGCGCCGCGCTGAATATTGGACTGCTGGATCTTCGTCAGCTGTGCAGCGATGTTGAATCGGCGTACCTGTCGGGCAGCATTGCGCTGAACGCTGCCGAAGGTTTTATTCGACAACTGATCGGCTGGCGGGAGTATGTCCGAGGCGTCTACTGGCTGAAGATGCCTGACTATGCCGACGGCAACGCATTCGGTAATTCGCGGTCGCTCCCAGAGTTCTACTGGACGGGCGACACGCAGATGAATTGCATGCGCCAAGCCATCAACCAGAGCCTTGAGCATGCCTACGCTCACCACATTCAACGTCTCATGGTGACTGGCAATTTCGCCCTGCTGGCAGGTATCGCACCGAGTCAGATATGTGAGTGGTATCTGGCGATCTACATGGACGCTTTCGATTGGGTGGAGCTGCCCAATACACTCGGCATGGTTATGCACGCAGACGGCGGATATCTAGGCTCGAAACCCTACTGCGCGAGCGGGCAGTACATCAAGCGTATGTCTGATTATTGCCGTGGCTGCGCATACAAAGTAAGCGAAAGCACGACAGGCGATGCCTGCCCGTTCAACTCGCTCTATTGGCACTTCCTGATGCGCCACGGCGACCGCCTTCGCGGCAACCAGCGAATGGCCATGATTTATAAAAACCTCGACCACATGGATGAATCCAAACAGCAGGCGTTATGGCGACGCGGCGAGTTGTTACTCGCAAAACTGGATGAAGGTCAGTCGTTTTGA
- a CDS encoding DUF2256 domain-containing protein: MKKSELPVKTCMTCGLPFTWRKKWARCWEEVLYCSERCRRNKATTR, encoded by the coding sequence TTGAAAAAGAGTGAGCTCCCAGTCAAAACCTGCATGACGTGTGGCCTACCATTTACTTGGAGAAAGAAATGGGCGCGCTGCTGGGAGGAGGTGCTCTACTGCTCGGAGCGTTGCCGGCGCAACAAAGCAACGACGCGGTGA